A single window of Nasonia vitripennis strain AsymCx chromosome 4, Nvit_psr_1.1, whole genome shotgun sequence DNA harbors:
- the LOC100120933 gene encoding uncharacterized protein LOC100120933 isoform X2 codes for MRHEGSAMARSLYTAALLLLLSFHQAASSRVKRQDDKKEDSFENEICKDKDAGEWFRLVAGEGDNCRDVIQCTSSGLQAIRCPAGLYFDIDKQTCDWKGAVNNCKIKNKERKVKPQLFTEEPLCPDGSLACGDGICIEKLLFCNGEKDCADGSDENVCDMDNDPNRAPPCDPSVCTLPDCYCSEDGTQIPSDLPPKDVPQMITITFDDAINNNNIGLYKEIFNGKRKNPNGCDIKATFFVSHKYTNYSAVQEMHRKGHEIAVHSISHNDDERFWSEASVDDWAKEMAGMRIIAEKYANLTDNSVVGVRSPYLRVGGNNQFTMMEEQAFLYDSTITAALNNPPLWPYTMYFRMPHRCHGNLQKCPTRSHAVWEMVMNELDRREDPENDEYLPGCAMVDSCSNILTGDQFYNFLTHNFNRHYEQNRAPLGLYFHAAWLKNNPEFLDAFLYWIDETLKDHNDVYFTTMTQVIQWIQNPRTVSEAKTFEPWREKCVVEGPPACWVPHSCKLTTKEVPGETINLQTCVRCPNNYPWINDPTGDGFY; via the exons ATGCGGCACGAAGGCTCCGCCATGGCCAGATCGTTGTACACAGcggcgcttcttcttcttctttccttTCACC AGGCAGCGTCGAGTCGCGTGAAGCGTCAGGACGACAAGAAGGAGGATAGCTTCGAGAACGAGATCTGCAAGGACAAGGATGCCGGCGAGTGGTTCAGGCTCGTCGCCGGCGAGGGTGACAACTGCCGTGACGTGATCCAGTGCACGAGTTCCGGCCTCCAGGCGATCCGTTGCCCGGCCGGTCTGTACTTCGACATCGACAAGCAGACCTGCGACTGGAAGGGCGCGGTGAACAACTGCAAGATCAAGAACAAGGAGCGCAAGGTCAAGCCCCAGCTCTTCACCGAGGAGCCCCTCTGCCCCGATGGTTCCCTAGCCTGCGGTGACGGCATCTGTATCGAGAAGCTGCTCTTCTGTAACGGCGAGAAGGACTGCGCCGATGGATCCGACGAGAACGTCTGCG ACATGGACAATGACCCCAACCGAGCCCCGCCTTGCGATCCAAGTGTCTGCACCCTGCCCGACTGCTACTGCTCCGAGGATGGAACCCAGATCCCGAGCGACCTACCACCTAAGGATGTGCCCCAGATGATCACCATCACCTTCGACGACGccatcaacaacaacaacatcgGCCTCTACAAGGAGATCTTCAACGGCAAGCGCAAGAACCCCAACGGCTGCGACATCAAGGCCACCTTCTTCGTCTCGCACAAGTACACCAACTACTCGGCCGTCCAGGAGATGCACAGGAAGGGCCACGAGATCGCGGTTCACTCCATCTC GcacaacgacgacgagagatTCTGGTCCGAGGCTTCGGTCGACGACTGGGCCAAGGAGATGGCCGGTATGAGAATCATCGCTGAGAAGTACGCCAACCTGACCGACAACAGCGTCGTGGGTGTGCGCTCGCCCTACCTCCGAGTGGGCGGTAACAACCAGTTCACCATGATGGAGGAACAGGCCTTCCTCTACGACTCCACCATCACCGCAGCCCTCAACAACCCGCCCCTATGGCCCTACACCATGTACTTCAGGATGCCCCACCGTTGCCACGGAAACCTGCAGAAGTGCCCCACCAG GTCCCACGCCGTCTGGGAGATGGTGATGAACGAGTTGGACCGTCGCGAGGACCCGGAGAACGACGAGTACCTGCCCGGCTGTGCTATGGTTGACTCGTGCTCCAACATCCTGACCGGCGACCAGTTCTACAACTTCCTGACCCACAACTTCAACCGGCATTACGAGCAGAATCGCGCGCCTCTCGGCCTCTACTTCCACGCCGCCTGGCTGAAGAACAACCCCGAGTTCCTCGACGCCTTCCTCTACTGGATCGACGAGACCCTCAAGGACCACAACGACGTCTACTTCACGACGATGACCCAGGTGATCCAGTGGATCCAGAACCCGAGGACCGTATCCGAGGCCAAGACCTTCGAGCCCTGGAGGGAAAAGTGCGTCGTCGAGGGACCACCAGCCTGTTGGGTGCCCCACTCCTGCAAGCTCACCACCAAAGAGGTTCCCGGGGAGACGATCAATCTCCAGACCTGCGTGAGATGTCCCAACAACTACCCCTGGATCAACGACCCCACTGGAGATGGATTCTATTAA
- the LOC116417469 gene encoding probable E3 ubiquitin ligase complex SCF subunit sconB produces MDSFRQLMIAMGVHHQGVDFIRELPVELSQIILSKLDTKSLLNAAQVSRKWLAISKSTSSSRQRVRRHIRRRNQKLAQVLPPPPSKQFTTRIMSKPMIIIPQTKIPYPALSSITPLKHSTLKFTQSRKVLRL; encoded by the coding sequence ATGGACTCCTTCAGACAACTCATGATCGCCATGGGCGTTCACCACCAAGGCGTCGACTTCATTCGCGAACTACCCGTCGAACTGTCCCAAATAATCCTCTCCAAATTGGACACCAAATCCCTGCTCAATGCTGCCCAAGTCTCCCGAAAATGGCTGGCCATTTCCAAATCCACGTCTTCCTCGAGACAGCGTGTTCGCCGCCACATTCGTCGACGAAACCAAAAGCTTGCTCAGGTTCTTCCTCCACCACCCAGCAAGCAATTCACTACCAGAATAATGTCTAAACCCATGATAATCATCCCTCAAACAAAAATTCCATACCCTGCTCTTTCGAGCATTACACCTCTCAAACATTCTACTTTGAAATTCACACAGTCCAGAAAAGTACTAAGACTgtag
- the LOC100120933 gene encoding uncharacterized protein LOC100120933 isoform X1: MRCELVLLLALALACAEAASSRVKRQDDKKEDSFENEICKDKDAGEWFRLVAGEGDNCRDVIQCTSSGLQAIRCPAGLYFDIDKQTCDWKGAVNNCKIKNKERKVKPQLFTEEPLCPDGSLACGDGICIEKLLFCNGEKDCADGSDENVCDMDNDPNRAPPCDPSVCTLPDCYCSEDGTQIPSDLPPKDVPQMITITFDDAINNNNIGLYKEIFNGKRKNPNGCDIKATFFVSHKYTNYSAVQEMHRKGHEIAVHSISHNDDERFWSEASVDDWAKEMAGMRIIAEKYANLTDNSVVGVRSPYLRVGGNNQFTMMEEQAFLYDSTITAALNNPPLWPYTMYFRMPHRCHGNLQKCPTRSHAVWEMVMNELDRREDPENDEYLPGCAMVDSCSNILTGDQFYNFLTHNFNRHYEQNRAPLGLYFHAAWLKNNPEFLDAFLYWIDETLKDHNDVYFTTMTQVIQWIQNPRTVSEAKTFEPWREKCVVEGPPACWVPHSCKLTTKEVPGETINLQTCVRCPNNYPWINDPTGDGFY, from the exons ATGAGGTGCGAGTTGGTGCTGCTACTCGCACTGGCGCTCGCCTGTGCcg AGGCAGCGTCGAGTCGCGTGAAGCGTCAGGACGACAAGAAGGAGGATAGCTTCGAGAACGAGATCTGCAAGGACAAGGATGCCGGCGAGTGGTTCAGGCTCGTCGCCGGCGAGGGTGACAACTGCCGTGACGTGATCCAGTGCACGAGTTCCGGCCTCCAGGCGATCCGTTGCCCGGCCGGTCTGTACTTCGACATCGACAAGCAGACCTGCGACTGGAAGGGCGCGGTGAACAACTGCAAGATCAAGAACAAGGAGCGCAAGGTCAAGCCCCAGCTCTTCACCGAGGAGCCCCTCTGCCCCGATGGTTCCCTAGCCTGCGGTGACGGCATCTGTATCGAGAAGCTGCTCTTCTGTAACGGCGAGAAGGACTGCGCCGATGGATCCGACGAGAACGTCTGCG ACATGGACAATGACCCCAACCGAGCCCCGCCTTGCGATCCAAGTGTCTGCACCCTGCCCGACTGCTACTGCTCCGAGGATGGAACCCAGATCCCGAGCGACCTACCACCTAAGGATGTGCCCCAGATGATCACCATCACCTTCGACGACGccatcaacaacaacaacatcgGCCTCTACAAGGAGATCTTCAACGGCAAGCGCAAGAACCCCAACGGCTGCGACATCAAGGCCACCTTCTTCGTCTCGCACAAGTACACCAACTACTCGGCCGTCCAGGAGATGCACAGGAAGGGCCACGAGATCGCGGTTCACTCCATCTC GcacaacgacgacgagagatTCTGGTCCGAGGCTTCGGTCGACGACTGGGCCAAGGAGATGGCCGGTATGAGAATCATCGCTGAGAAGTACGCCAACCTGACCGACAACAGCGTCGTGGGTGTGCGCTCGCCCTACCTCCGAGTGGGCGGTAACAACCAGTTCACCATGATGGAGGAACAGGCCTTCCTCTACGACTCCACCATCACCGCAGCCCTCAACAACCCGCCCCTATGGCCCTACACCATGTACTTCAGGATGCCCCACCGTTGCCACGGAAACCTGCAGAAGTGCCCCACCAG GTCCCACGCCGTCTGGGAGATGGTGATGAACGAGTTGGACCGTCGCGAGGACCCGGAGAACGACGAGTACCTGCCCGGCTGTGCTATGGTTGACTCGTGCTCCAACATCCTGACCGGCGACCAGTTCTACAACTTCCTGACCCACAACTTCAACCGGCATTACGAGCAGAATCGCGCGCCTCTCGGCCTCTACTTCCACGCCGCCTGGCTGAAGAACAACCCCGAGTTCCTCGACGCCTTCCTCTACTGGATCGACGAGACCCTCAAGGACCACAACGACGTCTACTTCACGACGATGACCCAGGTGATCCAGTGGATCCAGAACCCGAGGACCGTATCCGAGGCCAAGACCTTCGAGCCCTGGAGGGAAAAGTGCGTCGTCGAGGGACCACCAGCCTGTTGGGTGCCCCACTCCTGCAAGCTCACCACCAAAGAGGTTCCCGGGGAGACGATCAATCTCCAGACCTGCGTGAGATGTCCCAACAACTACCCCTGGATCAACGACCCCACTGGAGATGGATTCTATTAA